One Xenopus tropicalis strain Nigerian chromosome 8, UCB_Xtro_10.0, whole genome shotgun sequence genomic window carries:
- the LOC100489750 gene encoding C-reactive protein codes for MEMRVLWLLLFAGSVAQEDMDRNIFFFPKKSVDDYVVLKPVVTGPLNNFTVCLRSYTEVGNSALFTLGTPKSQVRNMFVIYQSHIPYSLPFYYSIIYINNTQVYITGKANPLDWNHICVTWDSDTGVLQLWVNGKVSPLAVLQKGFSIDLQDGISLGQMQRYYRYHSMEWDREASFQGEITDVHMWNEVLPPETIWQVQRNSWYTSGNVISWRSLNYAINGDVIVQPKLY; via the exons ATGGAGATGCGAGTCCTTTGGCTTTTGCTCTTTGCTGGATCCGTGGCACAAGAAG ACATGGATAGAAATATCTTCTTCTTCCCCAAAAAGTCTGTTGATGATTATGTGGTTCTGAAACCAGTGGTGACTGGGCCTTTAAATAACTTCACCGTTTGCTTGAGGAGCTACACAGAGGTTGGAAACTCTGCCCTTTTTACCCTAGGCACCCCCAAATCACAAGTCCGCAATATGTTTGTTATTTACCAGTCCCATATACCTTATTCCCTACCATTTTATTATTCCATTATCTACATAAACAATACACAGGTGTACATAACTGGAAAGGCAAATCCTCTGGACTGGAATCACATCTGTGTGACCTGGGACTCTGACACTGGGGTTCTACAGCTTTGGGTTAATGGGAAAGTCTCCCCTCTCGCAGTACTGCAGAAAGGCTTTTCTATTGATCTCCAGGATGGTATTTCTCTGGGTCAGATGCAGAGATATTATAGATATCATAGTATGGAGTGGGATCGTGAAGCttcctttcaaggggaaataaccGATGTCCATATGTGGAATGAGGTTTTGCCTCCTGAGACCATATGGCAGGTCCAGCGAAATAGTTGGTATACGAGTGGGAATGTCATTAGCTGGAGGTCTCTGAACTACGCAATTAATGGAGATGTCATTGTGCAACCCAAACTCTATTGA